One Clavelina lepadiformis chromosome 1, kaClaLepa1.1, whole genome shotgun sequence genomic region harbors:
- the LOC143472448 gene encoding guanylate cyclase soluble subunit beta-1-like isoform X2, whose product MYGFVNYALEQLVLRNFGVEVWDKIKKEADLQLQGQFIQRIIYDDVCTFDLVKAASKVLEIDAGKILELFGNFFFQFCQEAGYDVIMRALGYSVQEFLENLDALHDHLSSVYPGMRAPSFRCTDGDDNSSLILHYYSERSGLEDIVIGIVKAVTKHIHETETEIKVIKRKDETCDHIQFEIRALSGKPLGKEEKNLEAMEEFLGHVGPAVGPSTFCKALPFHMMFDKDMIIRQAGTSIARVIPALRPALEMAQKYDDASDSDCFIATSEEGYSSSEGDILNDSLLEETNVNITDLFELVRPRIPFTFDTIQAQINQVFVLRTRLGVVRNEHNLQPQANNAVSNPNEASKHVDGKHGHLTVETQKKLSKSEEDLSCLRLKGQMIYVPECKQMLFLCSPSVMNLVDLTMRGLRLSDIPLHDATRDLLLVGEQFEEDYKLAQNLEILTDKLQHTLLAREREKKMTDKLLYAVLPHWVANELRHKRKVAPMRFNVVTILFSGLVGFSKFCAQHSTSDGAMKIVQLLNDLYTTFDSLTDPKRNPYIYKVETVGDKYMAVSGLPEPCNDNARHICQMALEMMELSERLLMGGEPIQVTIGIHSGEVVTGVIGQRTPRYCLFGNTIFASTRLLQPTFRV is encoded by the exons ATG TATGGATTTGTAAATTACGCTTTGGAGCAGCTTGTTCTTCGCAACTTTGGCGTTGAAGTTTGGGACAAAATAAA GAAGGAAGCGGACCTACAACTACAAGGGCAATTTATCCAGCGCATAATTTACGATGATGTTTGTACTTTTGATCTTGTTAAAGCTGCCTCAAAGGTTTTGG AAATCGATGCAGGAAAAATTCTGGAGCTTTTTGGAAACTTCTTTTTCCAGTTTTGTCAAGAAGCAGGATATGATGTCATTATGAGAGCACTCGGGTATAGCGTGCAAGAATTTTTAGAG AACCTGGATGCTTTACACGATCATCTAAGCTCGGTCTATCCAGGAATGAGAGCGCCGAGTTTTCGTTGTACAGACGGGGATGATAACAGTTCattaattttgcattattaCTCAGAACGCAGCGGTCTGGAAGACATCGTCATCGGAATTGTAAAGGCGGTCACAAAACATATCCACGAAACTGAAACTGAAATAAAG GTTATAAAAAGAAAGGATGAAACATGTGATCACATTCAATTTGAAATCCGAGCTCTTTCAGGAAAACCATTGGGTAAAGAAGAGAAAAATCTCGAAGCAATGGAAGAATTTTTGGGGCACGTTGGACCAGCAGTTGGGCCTAGTACATTTTGCAAG GCGCTACCTTTCCACATGATGTTTGACAAGGACATGATTATTCGACAAGCTGGCACTTCTATCGCCCGAGTTATTCCAGCGCTGCGTCCAGCCCTGGAGATGGCACAAAAATATGACGATGCCTCCG ATTCAGACTGTTTCATCGCAACATCTGAAGAAGGTTATAGCTCTAGCGAAGGCGACATCTTGAATGATAGCTTGTTAGAAGAAACAAATGTCAATATAACTGATTTATTTGAACTTGTTCGGCCTCGAATACCGTTTACGTTTGACACGATTCAAGCTCAGATCAATCAAGTCTTCGTTCTTCGTACAAGACTAG GTGTTGTTCGTAACGAACACAATTTACAACCTCAAGCAAACAATGCGGTAAGCAATCCAAATGAAGCGAGCAAGCATGTTGACGGAAAGCATGGACATTTGACAGTGGAAACTCAGAAGAAACTTTCGAAATCTGAAGAAGATTTATCTTGCCTCCGTTTAAAGGGGCAAATGATTTATGTCCCGGAATGCAAGCAAATGCTTTTCCTCTGTTCTCCAAG TGTTATGAACCTGGTTGACCTAACAATGCGAGGGCTCCGCTTGAGTGACATTCCTCTGCATGACGCAACTCGTGACCTGTTATTGGTTGGAGAGCAATTTGAGGAAGATTACAAGCTTGCACAAAATCTCGAAATTTTAACAGACAAACTACAACACACTTTGCTTGCGAGAGAACGAGAAAAGAAAATGACAGACAA ACTTCTCTACGCTGTTCTTCCTCACTGGGTAGCAAAtgaattacgtcataaacgcaAGGTTGCACCTATGCGGTTTAATGTCGTTACCATACTTTTCAGTGGTTTGGTTGGATTCAGCAAG ttTTGTGCACAACATTCAACATCTGACGGTGCTATGAAAATTGTGCAACTCTTGAACGATCTCTATACAACATTTGACAGTTTAACTGATCCGAAAAGAAACCCGTATATTTACAAG GTGGAAACCGTTGGTGACAAGTATATGGCAGTGAGTGGCTTACCTGAACCATGCAATGACAACGCTCGCCATATCTGCCAGATGGCGCTAGAGATGATGGAGCTATCGGAACGATTACTAATGGGAGGGGAACCTATTCAG GTAACCATCGGGATTCATTCCGGAGAGGTTGTTACAGGCGTGATTGGTCAAAGAACTCCTCGCTATTGTTTATTTGGAAACACG ATCTTTGCAAGCACCAGATTGTTACAGCCCACATTTCGAGTTTGA
- the LOC143472474 gene encoding MSL complex subunit 3-like, which produces MDTKIKPKFSVGERVLCFEPDQSKARVLYDAKILDADFVKDSSGKLKKETEYKIHFQGWNSAWDRWANESFVLKNTPENKKLQRKLAKKAIKKLKSHGRRKVHLPGVASVLKNVSIEDVSSDSESSVASEQPANDIFLEEQNDSDLNLGSPVMKRRRKKSTASSNKSIDDIPSGSIGVFTSEMPLEPPPSITVAPGVPISKKIWTLDLPAVLKRRLEDDNTMITKRNMIVELPAKLNIVQILENYIRHFAMNIALLPSSEKNLKPVTVSQNGDKLPPEKNLNLCKETCEDLRILFDFTLPIILLYYCERDQCKKLASSCKLQYNTPSDAKVATSPVASVNSNASPPHQQKEHDGTSPRAELIEHQSLSPYKAIKDQISGEGTNTLAKNLQTTESNKKKAGKPLSKPLSHHRKTAEEQIIEETHTYLIPHQPNLDRTGLSNDAQGRRRSSRLSHHLHSPDKSGDEMAISPPISPELPEIEPLLNPGKNLSPESNTSHPIVPIPMEPIIFLRASPHHIHGSKEKGLHSPIPLLCKDTDTYSCNSPTITLNQMCQESYVGSAGEDVKRAVHLAQAWKYRLFPSHYQPSSGANVPCSLIYGYHHFLRLFVKIPQIFSNMQFPDYKLKVICRHLQILLKFLADYDREIHLASSGYVDAK; this is translated from the exons GGTTGGAACAGTGCTTGGGATCGCTGGGCAAATgagagttttgttttaaaaaacacacctgaaaacaaaaaacttcaaagaAAATTGGCTAAAAAGGCAATCAAGAAATT AAAAAGCCATGGTAGAAGAAAAGTTCACTTACCAGGTGTAGcaagtgttttgaaaaatgtttctattgAAGATGTGTCCTCAG ATTCGGAAAGCAGTGTAGCAAGCGAACAACCTgcaaatgacatttttttggaAGAGCAGAATGATTCAGACCTTAATTTGGGATCACCAGTGATG AAAAGACGGAGAAAGAAATCTACTGCATCTTCAAACAAGTCAATCGACGATATCCCAAGTGGCAGCATCGGGGTTTTTACATCTGAAATGCCACTAGAGCCTCCACCTTCAATTACTGTTGCTCCAGGTGTTCCCATTTCTAAGAAAATTTGGACTCTAGACTTGCCTGCTGTTCTGAAGCGAAGGCTTGAAGATGACAACACAATGATAACGAAACGAAACATG ATTGTTGAACTACCAGCCAAGTTAAACATTGTGCAAATACTTGAAAATTATATTcgacattttgcaatgaacATTGCTTTACTGCCATCATCTGAGAAGAATCTAAAGCCTGTTACTGTTAGCCAAAATGGTGACAAACTACCACCAGAAAAGAA CTTAAACTTGTGCAAAGAAACATGTGAGGATCTTCGTATCTTGTTCGACTTTACACTACCAATCATTCTCTTGTACTATTGTGAACGGGATCAATGTAAGAAGCTGGCATCCAGCTGTAAGCTGCAGTATAACACCCCTAGTGATGCAAAGGTTGCTACAAG CCCTGTTGCATCAGTTAATTCCAATGCTTCACCCCCTCATCAACAGAAAGAACATGATGGTACAAGTCCGCGAGCAGAACTTATAGAGCACCAATCTCTTTCACCCTACAAAGCTATAAAAG ATCAAATATCTGGAGAAGGAACGAATACTCTGGCTAAGAATTTGCAAACAACAGAGTCAAATAAAAAGAAAGCTGGCAAGCCTCTTTCAAAGCCGTTATCACATCACAG GAAAACTGCTGAAGAGCAGATTATAGAAGAGACTCACACATATCTCATCCCGCATCAGCCAAACTTGGATCGAACTGGGTTATCAAACGATGCTCAAGGAAGAAGAAGATCAAGTCGACTCTCCCACCACTTGCACTCTCCTGATAAAAGTGGCGATGAGATGGCT ATATCTCCACCAATTTCTCCCGAGCTGCCTGAAATAGAACCACTTCTAAATCCTGGAAAAA atttATCCCCTGAGAGTAATACAAGCCATCCCATTGTCCCGATACCCATGGAACCCATCATATTCCTTAGAGCTTCTCCGCACCATATTCATGGATCAAAAGAAAAAGGTCTGCATTCTCCCATACCTCTTCTGTGCAAAGATACTGACAC GTACAGCTGTAATTCGCCGACAATAACGCTCAATCAAATGTGCCAGGAGTCGTACGTCGGCAGTGCAGGAGAAGACGTAAAACGTGCTGTACATTTAGCGCAG GCATGGAAATATCGGCTTTTCCCCTCACACTATCAGCCATCCAGCGGCGCTAACGTTCCTTGCTCACTCATTTACGGATACCATCATTTTCTTCGTTTGTTTG TGAAAATcccacaaatattttcaaacatgcAGTTTCCCGATTACAAGCTGAAAGTAATATGCAGACATTTGCAAATCCTTCTGAA GTTTCTTGCTGACTATGATCGAGAAATTCATCTTGCGAGCAGTGGCTATGTCGACGCTAAGTGA
- the LOC143472448 gene encoding guanylate cyclase soluble subunit beta-1-like isoform X1 — MYGFVNYALEQLVLRNFGVEVWDKIKKEADLQLQGQFIQRIIYDDVCTFDLVKAASKVLEIDAGKILELFGNFFFQFCQEAGYDVIMRALGYSVQEFLENLDALHDHLSSVYPGMRAPSFRCTDGDDNSSLILHYYSERSGLEDIVIGIVKAVTKHIHETETEIKVIKRKDETCDHIQFEIRALSGKPLGKEEKNLEAMEEFLGHVGPAVGPSTFCKALPFHMMFDKDMIIRQAGTSIARVIPALRPALEMAQKYDDASDSDCFIATSEEGYSSSEGDILNDSLLEETNVNITDLFELVRPRIPFTFDTIQAQINQVFVLRTRLGVVRNEHNLQPQANNAVSNPNEASKHVDGKHGHLTVETQKKLSKSEEDLSCLRLKGQMIYVPECKQMLFLCSPSVMNLVDLTMRGLRLSDIPLHDATRDLLLVGEQFEEDYKLAQNLEILTDKLQHTLLAREREKKMTDKLLYAVLPHWVANELRHKRKVAPMRFNVVTILFSGLVGFSKFCAQHSTSDGAMKIVQLLNDLYTTFDSLTDPKRNPYIYKVETVGDKYMAVSGLPEPCNDNARHICQMALEMMELSERLLMGGEPIQVTIGIHSGEVVTGVIGQRTPRYCLFGNTVNISSRCETTGVPGKINVSEYTYKSLQAPDCYSPHFEFEHRGPVKMKGKDDPMHMYLLSRRHLDETHF, encoded by the exons ATG TATGGATTTGTAAATTACGCTTTGGAGCAGCTTGTTCTTCGCAACTTTGGCGTTGAAGTTTGGGACAAAATAAA GAAGGAAGCGGACCTACAACTACAAGGGCAATTTATCCAGCGCATAATTTACGATGATGTTTGTACTTTTGATCTTGTTAAAGCTGCCTCAAAGGTTTTGG AAATCGATGCAGGAAAAATTCTGGAGCTTTTTGGAAACTTCTTTTTCCAGTTTTGTCAAGAAGCAGGATATGATGTCATTATGAGAGCACTCGGGTATAGCGTGCAAGAATTTTTAGAG AACCTGGATGCTTTACACGATCATCTAAGCTCGGTCTATCCAGGAATGAGAGCGCCGAGTTTTCGTTGTACAGACGGGGATGATAACAGTTCattaattttgcattattaCTCAGAACGCAGCGGTCTGGAAGACATCGTCATCGGAATTGTAAAGGCGGTCACAAAACATATCCACGAAACTGAAACTGAAATAAAG GTTATAAAAAGAAAGGATGAAACATGTGATCACATTCAATTTGAAATCCGAGCTCTTTCAGGAAAACCATTGGGTAAAGAAGAGAAAAATCTCGAAGCAATGGAAGAATTTTTGGGGCACGTTGGACCAGCAGTTGGGCCTAGTACATTTTGCAAG GCGCTACCTTTCCACATGATGTTTGACAAGGACATGATTATTCGACAAGCTGGCACTTCTATCGCCCGAGTTATTCCAGCGCTGCGTCCAGCCCTGGAGATGGCACAAAAATATGACGATGCCTCCG ATTCAGACTGTTTCATCGCAACATCTGAAGAAGGTTATAGCTCTAGCGAAGGCGACATCTTGAATGATAGCTTGTTAGAAGAAACAAATGTCAATATAACTGATTTATTTGAACTTGTTCGGCCTCGAATACCGTTTACGTTTGACACGATTCAAGCTCAGATCAATCAAGTCTTCGTTCTTCGTACAAGACTAG GTGTTGTTCGTAACGAACACAATTTACAACCTCAAGCAAACAATGCGGTAAGCAATCCAAATGAAGCGAGCAAGCATGTTGACGGAAAGCATGGACATTTGACAGTGGAAACTCAGAAGAAACTTTCGAAATCTGAAGAAGATTTATCTTGCCTCCGTTTAAAGGGGCAAATGATTTATGTCCCGGAATGCAAGCAAATGCTTTTCCTCTGTTCTCCAAG TGTTATGAACCTGGTTGACCTAACAATGCGAGGGCTCCGCTTGAGTGACATTCCTCTGCATGACGCAACTCGTGACCTGTTATTGGTTGGAGAGCAATTTGAGGAAGATTACAAGCTTGCACAAAATCTCGAAATTTTAACAGACAAACTACAACACACTTTGCTTGCGAGAGAACGAGAAAAGAAAATGACAGACAA ACTTCTCTACGCTGTTCTTCCTCACTGGGTAGCAAAtgaattacgtcataaacgcaAGGTTGCACCTATGCGGTTTAATGTCGTTACCATACTTTTCAGTGGTTTGGTTGGATTCAGCAAG ttTTGTGCACAACATTCAACATCTGACGGTGCTATGAAAATTGTGCAACTCTTGAACGATCTCTATACAACATTTGACAGTTTAACTGATCCGAAAAGAAACCCGTATATTTACAAG GTGGAAACCGTTGGTGACAAGTATATGGCAGTGAGTGGCTTACCTGAACCATGCAATGACAACGCTCGCCATATCTGCCAGATGGCGCTAGAGATGATGGAGCTATCGGAACGATTACTAATGGGAGGGGAACCTATTCAG GTAACCATCGGGATTCATTCCGGAGAGGTTGTTACAGGCGTGATTGGTCAAAGAACTCCTCGCTATTGTTTATTTGGAAACACGGTAAATATTTCCTCTCGTTGCGAAACTACCGGTGTGCCAGGAAAAATTAACGTATCTGAATACACTTACAA ATCTTTGCAAGCACCAGATTGTTACAGCCCACATTTCGAGTTTGAACATCGTGGACCGGTGAAGATGAAAGGAAAAGATGATCCGATGCACATGTACTTGTTATCTCGACGACATCTTGACGAAACGCATTTCTGA